A single genomic interval of Drosophila virilis strain 15010-1051.87 chromosome 2, Dvir_AGI_RSII-ME, whole genome shotgun sequence harbors:
- the cic gene encoding putative transcription factor capicua isoform X2, which translates to MLSAAHGTAAATATATHTGAAVATIAAGETYVITNKHLHQQQQQQQQQQHFVVAANTMVIPTTAAAGIPTATTTTTATTTAAAAAVETPQQQQHQQQQQQQQHVLFQPQLQLQTATTPQQPTQPRQHPKKRKFDPAELDKAEQQQQQQLQQQQQQQQHQPQQLHQQQHTMYKQQKPAETNGNGSDALPNGNIAAVQQGALALRSMIVSPPSAMNCAGAGAGNSNEIRQQHLQQQQQQQQQRIIIASPLQHATSTYKQHVASSSNNSNINNHAAINHSRTHTPVYYQQSQQQQQQPRFSFNSHHQQHVQEQQQQQQQTQLQLQQQQQQQQQQHEPVALLDLSEWTNTRVLAKVGKCYAPGKIQQVQEATSMSTPQSTHHSILVKFDATEFGQQLYQDVLQQGRYNVILDASPPMADITLEARVCVRQSLEGRTVDCVYVEGIIMEINQGTKQFTVQLVNDELPNTKVVRRADLRLLLPPWWDELNELTPTATPPAIGVKRKPEPATVANSSVVYPKAFVATRYDGKLPTSAPTAGQQLQKHEYYRAAATSPFQGGAVPPPPPLALVEQQQQQHHHHHHQQANGLPDIVISPGSNGQQQQHHHQPLKMHVPSPAQQQQQQQQQQQQQRGYDDYDSDDELKRVGIDYSPAAGDVDAEKMSAGSKRSSMQSRGSTSSLLDQRLTPRSHPATPRSQATTPHRFKKGDIVESESGVRKKYNGKQWRRLCMLCMKESQRRGYCSRHLNQKGNNALPSSTGPGRFLSDSRSSSKTQNDEDNSRDSETSPNHRVTGRYDQEETDVAAMLVSLSSSRSATPSYTSPVNHHPLNAIAHSPVNVSNHRQNFFTPIANQSQQQQQQQQQQQLLQQQQQLVTTTPSPVLYNTNNNNNSNNGWENSQAVHQQQQQQQQQQQQPAPPPQTAAVSLVMHAPPTQQQHQQQQQQPPAAHLNALPAPPAPPSSSTVGHATSVIRISSSQQQQQLQQQQQQSAPNQQQQQQQQHVVVSTAGHQTFHPVIVNAAQQTQIHTQNSLPASVEQQQQQQQQQQPPPPPPPTSVTFHSHPPTTPTSVTVAVPTDNALPKNGYNAASYPWQKLLPQMPAMTKAPPATAVTTTTTNSNYSVAMLHHQQQQLSSQQTPSMPSITAAAAGAQQPQLNHNNNHLIVPAPMASPGKPLNCSMNDAKAAAAAAAAAAAAAASTTSVPDEADEADEQLDDDVFEATTCAPAMSNGKKAPTAAMRLPTYNSNIRKLDDCHDASEGAAGAPTTSAAKRRSQSLSALQQQQQQQQQQQQQQQQQQQQSAAAAAGKKIRRPMNAFMIFSKKHRKMVHKKHPNQDNRTVSKILGEWWYALKPDQKAQYHELAKSVKDAHFQLHPDWKWCSKDRRKSSTSGKGGASSSGNAANEDKQRLVSVDGSDSLEDDMCPSTPGGSGSGGAQAVELQGDIIPLTIDTYNIACEETPTTVAGQSQGNCKTKQLKNELQSDEDEQMLVVEDEQPPTKLDLQCRERVNDLDMDEAPYDYRKQQQQQQIQTDAEQRTQEDHASLCNGQTMSAPASSAEREITLKPKAIKAHPGLESTMLPYPQMPMFKHYTSPKNPIGVTPFQPTGGAFKSMPISPKGGSSSSGSKSDEQQLPAAHIKQEDIKQEPPSPYKLNGGNAAATSGGVISAPTPSSAVGAIFNFNVPIATALSQKQYHYPMPHTLCSPTDVRAHQACVPNSPATVSLGHAASIATPPASAPAQILGSTGPAPAQKMFFAMGHPYPLLPPPHQQNAPGLEHLQLDAFGSGYLFKKHNGGLGVQGAPPPPLPQVVAQTAMRLHGYAPSSHGQEQPPASSPSFKSMPSTPKSASYHLSASSELTSGKRSCDAPAEDADVDVDVDTDGQQFVLAPTPAQLGRAPLQRRKNLSQSKSDNNSTGGGYGVSNGQHIGRQLHSPALMEVAASSPIIGHVNNSSLSSALPTPTSSTTTPSSDEQQPLTPTAIGNNSAVKSPIRGVPASAPAVVSHKKKSDEVNNVLKQVDFEKKYKALPQFKPEDCQSPSAIAVPSPPRVYGTNYRKKNAVQPPVQKLMSEDDSIEEPASAPPTTTQRFFGADFNNDLRGKPTSPSSICTNAPGTNLQFAAELETGDQTGRSPRTPKTPLQSARSDASEKGHRKVLEARRNLVMQLFNEHGVFPSSQATIAFQTKHIDLFPRKQDLQLKIREVRQKAMGALPCTPHSAGPNTLSDSNCSSATLSASLNAQNNAVAASGMHQQHQQQQQQLAEQQQQQQVNHLNKLTENENKYK; encoded by the exons ATGCTCAGCGCTGCCCatggaacagcagcagcaacagcaacagcaacacacactGGAGCAGCAGTTGCCACAATTGCCGCTGGCGAAACTTATGTCATAACAAATAAACATctccatcagcagcagcagcagcagcagcaacaacaacattttgttgttgccgccaaCACAATGGTTATACCAACAACTGCAGCCGCCGGTataccaacagcaacaacaacaacgacagcaacaactacagcagcagcagcagcagtcgagacaccacaacagcagcaacatcagcagcagcagcagcagcagcaacatgtttTGTTTCAGCCACAATTACAGttacaaacagcaacaacacctcAGCAGCCAACACAGCCGCGCCAGCATCCCAAGAAACGAAAATTTGATCCAGCTGAGCTGGACAAAGccgagcaacagcaacagcaacagctacagcagcagcagcagcaacagcaacaccagccGCAGCAAttgcatcagcaacagcacaCGATgtacaagcaacaaaaacccGCCGAGACGAATGGCAATGGCAGCGATGCGCTCCCCAATGGCAATATTGCTGCCGTGCAGCAAGGTGCGTTAGCTTTGCGCAGCATGATTGTCAGTCCACCGTCAGCAATGAATTGTGCAGGTGCAGGCGCCGGCAATAGCAATGAAATTAGGCAGCAACatctgcaacagcaacagcagcagcaacaacaacgtatTATAATCGCTTCGCCGCTGCAACATGCGACTAGTACTTAcaagcaacatgttgccagcagcagcaacaatagcaacatcAACAATCATGCAGCAATCAATCattcgcgcacacacacgcccgtCTACTACCAGCAatcccagcagcaacagcagcaaccacgTTTTAGCTTTAACTCACACCATCAGCAACATgtacaggaacaacaacaacaacagcaacagacgcagttgcagttgcagcaacagcaacagcaacaacagcagcaacacgagCCTGTTGCTCTACTCGATCTCAGCGAATGGACCAACACGCGTGTCCTGGCCAAAGTGGGCAAATGCTATGCGCCCGGCAAAATACAGCAAGTGCAAGAGGCAACAAGCATGAGCACGCCCCAATCCACGCACCACTCAATACTCGTGAAATTTGATGCCACCGAATTTGGTCAGCAACTGTATCAGGATGTGCTGCAACAGGGACGCTACAATGTGATACTGGATGCCAGTCCGCCGATGGCTGAT ATCACGCTGGAGGCACGCGTCTGTGTGCGTCAAAGTCTCGAAGGACGCACCGTGGACTGCGTGTATGTGGAGGGCATCATTATGGAGATCAACCAGGGAACCAAGCAATTTACCGTGCAATTAGTCAATGATGAATTG CCCAATACAAAAGTTGTGCGTCGCGCGGacctgcgactgctgctgccgccctGGTGGGATGAGCTGAACGAGCTGACGCCAACGGCAACACCGCCGGCAATTGGCGTCAAACGTAAGCCGGAGCCGGCAACTGTTGCCAACAGCAGTGTGGTATACCCCAAGGCTTTTGTGGCCACGCGGTATGACGGCAAGCTGCCAACGAGCGCACCAACCGCTGGACAGCAGCTCCAAAAACATGAGTATTATCGAGCGGCTGCCACGTCGCCGTTCCAGGGCGGTGCggtgccaccgccgccgccgttggCGCTTgtggagcaacagcagcagcagcaccaccaccaccaccaccagcaggCCAATGGTCTGCCGGACATTGTGATCTCGCCGGGCAGcaatggccagcagcagcaacaccatcACCAGCCACTAAAAATGCACGTGCCATCGCcagcgcagcaacagcaacaacaacagcaacaacagcaacagcagcgcggCTACGACGACTACGACTCCGATGATGAGCTGAAGCGCGTCGGCATCGACTATTCACCGGCTGCCGGGGATGTGGATGCCGAGAAGATGAGCGCCGGCAGCAAGCGCAGCAGCATGCAGAGCCGCGGCAGCACATCCAGCTTACTTGATCAGAGGCTGACACCACGATCTCATCCAGCAACTCCAAG ATCTCAGGCAACGACGCCGCATCGCTTCAAGAAGGGCGACATTGTGGAATCGGAATCCGGAGTGCGCAAGAAGTACAATGGCAAGCAATGGCGACGTCTCTGCATGCTGTGCATGAAAGAATCTCAGCGGCGGGGCTATTGTTCGAGGCATTTGAATCAGAAGGGCAACAATGCGCTGCCCTCTTCAACGGGGCCGGGTCGTTTTCTCAG TGATAGCCGCTCGAGCAGCAAGACGCAAAACGATGAGGACAACTCTCGTGATTCGGAAACGTCGCCCAACCATCGGGTCACGGGTCGCTATGATCAGGAGGAGACCGATGTGGCCGCCATGTTAG TGTCACTGAGCAGCTCGCGCTCTGCAACGCCATCGTACACATCACCCGTGAATCATCATCCACTGAATGCCATCGCCCACTCCCCGGTCAATGTGTCCAATCATAGGCAAAATTTCTTTACGCCCATTGCGAaccagtcgcagcagcagcagcagcagcagcagcaacagcaactattgcagcagcagcagcagctagtgACGACAACACCCAGTCCAGTGTTGTACAatacgaacaacaacaacaacagcaacaatggctGGGAGAACAGTCAAGCTgtgcaccagcagcagcagcagcagcagcagcaacagcaacaacctgCACCACCGCCACAAACGGCGGCCGTTTCGCTGGTGATGCATGCACCGcccacacagcagcagcatcaacaacaacaacaacagccacctGCCGCTCATCTCAATGCTCTGCCGGCTCCACCAGCtccgcccagcagcagcaccgtTGGCCATGCGACCAGCGTCATACGCATCTCCagcagccaacagcagcagcaactgcagcaacagcagcaacagtcggCACcaaatcaacagcagcagcagcagcagcagcatgttgTTGTATCCACGGCCGGGCATCAAACCTTTCACCCTGTCATCGTGAATGCGGCCCAACAGACGCAGAttcatacgcagaattcattGCCTGCTTCcgttgagcagcagcagcagcagcagcagcagcaacaacccccgccgccgccgccgcccacaTCGGTTACGTTTCATTCACATCCGCCAACCACGCCTACATCCGTAACAGTGGCTGTGCCCACGGACAATGCATTGCCAAAAAACG GCTACAATGCGGCTAGCTATCCGTGGCAAAAGCTACTGCCGCAAATGCCAGCCATGACCAAAGCACCTCCAGCGACAGCGGTGACAACGACAACCACAAACAGCAACTACAGCGTGGCCATGttgcaccaccagcagcaacagttgtcGTCGCAGCAAACTCCCTCAATGCCGTcgataacagcagcagcagcaggagcgcAGCAACCGCAGctcaatcacaacaacaatcacTTGATTGTGCCCGCGCCGATGGCATCGCCCGGCAAGCCGCTTAACTGTTCCATGAACGATGCaaaagcagccgcagcagcagcagcagcagcggcggcggcagcagcatccACGACCAGTGTGCCGGATGAAGCTGATGAGGCCGATGAGCAGCTGGACGATGATGTGTTTGAGGCCACGACCTGTGCGCCAGCCATGTCGAATGGCAAAAAGGCGCCGACGGCAGCCATGCGACTGCCCAcgtacaacagcaacatacGCAAACTGGACGACTGCCATGATGCCAGCGAAGGGGCAGCCGGTGCCCCAACGACCTCGGCGGCCAAGCGGCGCAGTCAGTCGCTTAgtgcgctgcagcagcagcagcaacagcagcaacagcagcagcagcaacaacagcagcagcagcagcagtctgCGGCGGCGGCCGCAGGCAAGAAGATACGTCGACCGATGAACGCCTTTATGATATTCTCGAAGAAGCATCGCAAGATGGTGCACAAGAAGCATCCCAATCAGGACAATCGCACGGTTAGCAAAATCTTGGGCGAATGGTGGTATGCGCTGAAGCCGGATCAGAAGGCCCAGTATCATGAGCTGGCCAAATCAGTGAAGGATGCGCATTTTCAGTTGCATCCGGACTGGAAATGGTGCTCCAAGGATCGCCGCAAATCCTCCACATCGGGCAAGGGTGGCGCTTCCTCGTCCGGCAATGCCGCAAACGAGGACAAACAGCGTCTGGTTTCTGTGGATGGCTCCGATTCGTTGGAGGATGACATGTGCCCCTCCACGcccggcggcagcggcagcggcggtgCCCAAGCCGTCGAGCTACAGGGCGATATCATCCCACTGACCATTGACACCTACAACATTGCTTGCGAGGAGACGCCCACAACCGTTGCCGGCCAGTCGCAGGGTAACTGCAAGACCAAGCAGCTCAAGAACGAACTGCAGTCCGATGAGGATGAGCAAATGCTTGTCGTCGAGGATGAACAGCCGCCCACAAAACTGGATCTGCAATGCCGCGAACGCGTTAACGACTTGGACATGGATGAAGCGCCCTACGACTAtcgcaagcagcagcagcagcaacagatcCAGACGGATGCCGAACAG CGCACCCAGGAAGATCATGCGAGTCTCTGCAATGGCCAGACTATGTCCGCTCCGGCATCCAGCGCAGAGCGCGAGATCACTTTGAAGCCAAAGGCGATTAAAGCCCATCCGGGCCTGGAGAGCACCATGCTGCCGTATCCGCAGATGCCCATGTTCAAGCACTACACTAGTCCCAAGAATCCAATCGGTGTAACACCATTCCAACCCACAG gCGGCGCCTTCAAATCAATGCCCATCAGTCCAAAGGGGGGCAGCAGCTCTTCCGGTTCCAAATCGGATGAGCAACAGCTGCCTGCGGCGCACATCAAACAGGAGGACATCAAACAGGAGCCACCATCGCCCTACAAGCTGAATGGTGGCAATGCTGCTGCGACTTCGGGGGGCGTGATTAGCGCACCAACGCCCAGCAGCGCTGTCGGCGCCATCTTTAATTTCAATGTGCCAATTGCGACGGCTCTCAGTCAAAAGCAATATCACTATCCCATGCCGCATACGCTCTGCAGTCCGACCGATGTGAGAG CCCATCAGGCCTGTGTGCCCAACTCCCCGGCAACCGTTAGCTTGGGGCATGCGGCTAGCATTGCCACACCGCCCGCCTCGGCGCCAGCACAGATTCTTGGCTCGACGGGTCCAGCGCCAGCTCAGAAAATGTTCTTTGCCATGGGTCATCCG TACccgttgctgccgccgcctcaTCAACAGAACGCGCCTGGCCTGGAGCACCTGCAGCTGGACGCATTTGGGTCCGGCTACCTTTTCAAGAAGCACAATGGTGGTCTGGGCGTGCAGGGTGCGCCACCGCCCCCACTGCCGCAGGTTGTTGCGCAGACAGCAATGCGCCTGCATGGCTATGCGCCCAGCAGCCATGGCCAGGAACAGCCACCGGCTAGTTCGCCGTCGTTCAAGTCGATGCCATCCACCCCCAAATCGGCCTCGTATCATCTGAGTGCATCGTCCGAGTTGACAAGCGGCAAACGCAGCTGCGATGCTCCTGCTGAAGATGCCGATGTGGATGTCGATGTGGACACTGATGGTCAGCAGTTTGTATTGGCTCCAACGCCAGCGCAACTGGGACGTGCTCCGCTGCAGCGGCGCAAGAATTTAT CTCaaagcaaatcggacaacaacagcacaggcGGCGGCTATGGGGTCAGCAATGGGCAGCATATTGGACGCCAGCTGCACTCACCAGCGCTAATGGAGGTGGCCGCCTCCTCGCCCATCATTGGCCATGTGAACAACAGCAGCCTCAGCTCGGCTCTGCCCACGCCCACCTCATCGACCACAACGCCCAGCAGTGATGAGCAGCAGCCACTAACGCCCACGGCCATTGGCAACAATTCGGCAGTGAAGTCGCCAATAAGGGGCGTGCCCGCCTCTGCCCCTGCAGTGGTGTCGCACAAGAAGAAGAGCGATGAAGTAAACAA TGTGCTCAAGCAAGTGGACTTTGAGAAAAAGTACAAGGCGCTGCCACAGTTCAAGCCAGAGGATTGCCAGTCGCCCAGCGCCATTGCTGTGCCCTCGCCGCCGCGCGTCTATGGCACCAATTATCGCAAAAAGAATGCAGTGCAGCCGCCGGTCCAGAAACTAA TGAGCGAGGATGATTCGATTGAGGAGCCTGCCTCGGCGCCGCCAACAACCACACAGCGTTTCTTTGGCGCCGATTTTAACAATGATCTGAGAGGTAAACCAACTAGTCCAAGTAgtatttgcacaaatgcacCTGGAACTAATCTCCAATTTGCTGCAGAACTTGAGACCGGCGATCAAACAGGCCGTTCGCCGCGCACGCCCAAAACGCCGTTGCAGAGCGCTCGATCCGATGCCAGCGAGAAGGGACACCGCAAGGTCCTAGAAGCGCGTCGCAATTTAGTCATGCAGCTGTTCAATGAGCACGGCGTATTCCCATCCTCTCAGGCCACTATTGCCTTTCAG ACCAAGCACATCGATCTCTTTCCACGCAAACAAGATCTGCAGCTAAAGATACGCGAGGTGCGCCAAAAGGCCATGGGCGCTCTGCCCTGCACACCCCACTCGGCTGGTCCCAACACGCTCTCCG